A section of the Cydia amplana chromosome 15, ilCydAmpl1.1, whole genome shotgun sequence genome encodes:
- the LOC134654652 gene encoding host cell factor 1: protein MKENAVLKWQKVCNPTGPQPRPRHGHRAVAIKDLMIVFGGGNEGIVHELHVFNTTTNQWFVPVTKGEVPPGCAAYGFVVDGTRLLVFGGMVEYGKYSNDLYELQASRWEWKRLKPLPPKQGLPPCPRLGHSFTLLNGKVYLFGGLANESDDPKNNIPRYLNDLYTLELYPNSSMTVWDIPLTYGQSPPPRESHSGVSYTDRHSGKSSLIIYGGMSGSRLGDLWVLDVDSMSWSRPEVGGPAPLPRSLHTATVVGHHMYVYGGWVPLVPDESKLATHEKEWKCTNTLASLNLENMTWDNIALDKFEDCVPRARAGHSAVAIQTRLYIWSGRDGYRKTWNNQICCKDLWYLEVGVPPQAGRVALVRAGTTSLELCWPAMNTVTTYLLQVQKCGKVAPARFPAAAEPVAAPPPASPSAQPDAAKAFGLTSPTSIGLPPSPMEMPARAAPVAAAASPAASPVTTPQKIMPGTIKVPAQAAVKISPGTPALKQATYHGKTVVKSPAGSSQIKVAAVTPQGVTRIVSASSTPGAATTARVSTAPAQLVLGSAAGGTPRFVQVKAGGAAGVPVKLGAGSAVKLAGGQVPLKLGAAGIQGMQGKLTTGGVQKAGGVLKLGPGNVKIGTSNVLVKTAGGMPVQAGAGIHKVAGGLPVKLGGAGLPVISSGGTLQLAGSPLQGQVKAPVYKIVTAKSGEQTVTATTAAAAAASGAVMRSAGGNAGIPVIIKKTPGGGAQASAPQYVTLVKTSTGMTVATMPKVAMMQNRPSAPAGAASSAGIAPGATIVKLVSANTVGGNKIITLPSNMLQLGKAGVGGKQTIVITKSASQGAPPAPPQ, encoded by the coding sequence ATGAAGGAAAACGCCGTACTTAAGTGGCAAAAAGTGTGCAATCCCACCGGCCCCCAGCCCCGACCTCGCCATGGTCACCGCGCTGTCGCCATCAAAGATTTGATGATAGTTTTCGGCGGGGGTAACGAAGGTATCGTTCACGAGCTTCACGTCTTCAACACCACTACAAACCAATGGTTCGTGCCCGTCACCAAGGGGGAGGTGCCTCCGGGATGCGCCGCATACGGCTTCGTAGTCGACGGAACGCGTTTGCTGGTTTTCGGCGGCATGGTGGAGTACGGCAAGTATTCTAACGACCTGTATGAACTGCAAGCTTCCCGGTGGGAATGGAAACGTCTGAAGCCGCTGCCGCCGAAACAGGGCCTGCCGCCGTGTCCTCGCCTCGGGCACAGCTTCACTCTGCTCAACGGCAAGGTGTACCTGTTCGGTGGGTTGGCCAACGAGAGCGACGACCCGAAGAACAACATCCCGAGGTACCTCAACGATTTGTACACCCTCGAGCTGTATCCCAACTCCTCGATGACGGTGTGGGACATCCCGCTCACCTACGGACAGTCCCCTCCACCGCGCGAGTCTCACAGTGGAGTTTCATATACAGATAGGCACAGTGGCAAATCTTCACTTATCATATACGGAGGCATGAGCGGATCCCGTCTTGGCGATTTGTGGGTTTTAGATGTAGACAGCATGTCATGGTCCCGACCTGAAGTGGGGGGACCGGCTCCCCTGCCACGCTCCCTGCACACAGCCACTGTAGTTGGCCaccatatgtatgtatatggtGGCTGGGTGCCGCTGGTACCCGACGAATCCAAGCTAGCCACCCACGAGAAGGAATGGAAATGCACTAACACTCTTGCATCACTAAATTTAGAGAATATGACATGGGACAACATAGCTCTGGACAAGTTTGAGGATTGTGTTCCGAGAGCGAGAGCCGGCCACAGTGCAGTCGCTATACAGACAAGACTATACATATGGTCAGGGCGAGATGGATATAGAAAAACATGGAATAACCAGATTTGCTGCAAGGATCTATGGTATTTGGAAGTGGGAGTGCCTCCTCAAGCGGGTCGGGTCGCACTGGTCCGCGCGGGCACGACGTCGCTGGAGCTGTGCTGGCCGGCCATGAACACGGTCACCACCTACCTTTTACAGGTGCAGAAATGTGGCAAGGTGGCGCCGGCGAGGTTCCCGGCCGCCGCGGAACCGgtggccgcgccgccgcccgcctcgcCGTCCGCGCAGCCCGACGCGGCTAAAGCCTTCGGTCTCACCTCGCCCACATCCATCGGCCTGCCGCCCTCGCCCATGGAGATgcccgcgcgcgccgcgcccgtcgccgccgccgcctcccCCGCAGCCTCGCCTGTCACGACGCCACAGAAGATCATGCCCGGCACTATAAAGGTTCCCGCTCAGGCCGCGGTCAAGATATCTCCCGGAACGCCCGCGCTCAAACAAGCGACATACCACGGCAAGACAGTAGTGAAGTCTCCGGCCGGCTCGTCGCAGATCAAGGTTGCGGCTGTGACGCCGCAGGGCGTGACGCGTATAGTGAGCGCATCGAGCACGCCGGGCGCCGCGACCACGGCGCGCGTCAGCACGGCTCCGGCGCAGCTCGTGCTCGGCTCGGCTGCGGGCGGAACTCCACGCTTCGTACAAGTCAAGGCGGGCGGAGCGGCCGGCGTTCCTGTTAAACTAGGAGCCGGGAGCGCCGTCAAACTAGCTGGCGGACAGGTTCCCCTCAAGCTGGGAGCTGCCGGCATCCAGGGCATGCAAGGCAAACTGACGACGGGCGGCGTGCAAAAGGCCGGCGGCGTACTCAAACTAGGCCCCGGCAACGTCAAAATCGGCACAAGTAACGTCTTAGTAAAAACTGCGGGCGGCATGCCAGTGCAAGCGGGCGCGGGAATACACAAAGTCGCCGGCGGCTTACCCGTTAAACTCGGCGGCGCTGGCTTACCCGTCATAAGCAGTGGCGGAACGTTACAGCTCGCCGGCTCGCCGCTTCAAGGCCAAGTCAAGGCGCCAGTGTACAAGATCGTCACGGCCAAGTCTGGCGAGCAGACAGTCACGGCGacgacggcggcggcggccgcggcgAGCGGCGCGGTGATGCGCTCCGCCGGCGGCAACGCGGGCATCCCCGTCATTATAAAGAAGACACCTGGCGGCGGCGCGCAAGCCTCGGCCCCGCAATATGTGACTTTAGTGAAGACCTCGACAGGCATGACTGTAGCGACGATGCCGAAGGTAGCTATGATGCAAAACCGACCCTCGGCGCCCGCGGGCGCGGCGTCCAGTGCGGGCATCGCCCCGGGCGCCACGATTGTAAAATTAGTGTCTGCTAACACTGTAGGTGGCAACAAGATCATCACCCTGCCCTCTAATATGCTCCAGCTAGGCAAGGCGGGAGTGGGCGGCAAACAGACCATCGTCATCACCAAGTCGGCCAGTCAGGGCGCGCCGCCGGCCCCGCCGCAGTAG